A segment of the Nostoc sp. TCL26-01 genome:
ATGCCAAAGACGGCGGATGGTAGCAAACATCTAAGAATTGTTATCCTCGATTTCAACTGACTATTATTTATAGGACTTACGCAGTATCACCAAATTTTCTGGCTTTTTTGTCAATGGTCAATGGTCAATAGTCCAAAAAAACTTGATTTTGAACGCCAGTCCGCACAACGAGGGAGACCCCCGCAAGCGGCTGGCTCCCTTTGACTATTGACTATTGACCACCCTCATTTATGGTTTATTGGTTGAGTGCGTAAGTCCTAATTTATTCTTTCATGAGATTGTGACTTACTTCCAGAAAAAGATTTCTGTAAACAATTGTTCATTGACATGACTTGTATCGTCTTATGACCTGCCCAGTTGAGCAAACTCTTATCTAGCAACCTTTTTGGGCTTTTCTATCCATCGAACTCACGTTCAGTTTAACCTTGTTTCCTTTTTTGGGTCTTACTTGGATAATTTTGGCACTACATTTGACATTTAAAACCTTGAGATTGTCAGACAAATCAAACATGATTTGATTAAGGTAACGAGAAGTCAAATATGCTCGTTCTGGTATCAACAAGTTTAACTGAGCAAGGATTTAACATGGTTAACATTACTATTTCTGATCTGCTGCATTCTGTGGAAACAGAGTTTACCGAATTATCTGACATCGAGTCAGCAAGAATTATGGGTGGGGAATTTGATATCTATGTTGAAGGTAGTTACAATCTCACTGATGGCGGATATTTGATAGGCGGTATTAGATTTGTTTTTTAAGTCAATGAAGTGTTGAGTAAATCTAATTTGTGCTTGTTACCTTCTTTTTTATCAGACAGAAGGTATTTTTTTAACCTATAAAAAAATAAAATTAGGTATGTCCAGCATACCTAATTTTTACCATTAGTTATGTTGTCATAATTAACCGAATCTACCGCTTACATAATCTCTGGTATCTGCTTGCTGCGGATTATTGAAAATTGATTCTGTGGCATCGTATTCTACTAGATAACCGATACGACCACCTGTTTCTGTAGACCGGACGTTGAAGAAAGCTGTCATGTCAGATACCCGTGCAGCTTGCTGCATATTGTGGGTAACGATGACGATAGTGTATTGTTCTTTGAGTTCGTGGATGAGTTCTTCTACACGCAAAGTAGAGATGGGGTCTAGAGCAGAGCAAGGTTCATCCATAAGTATAATCTCAGGTTGGACAGCGATCGCTCTCGCAATACACAACCGTTGTTGTTGTCCACCAGACAAAGATGAGCCACTTTGGCGTAATTTATCTTTCACTTCATCCCACAACGCCGCTTGCCGTAAGCTGCGTTCTACTAATTCGTCCATATTACCTTGGTAGCCATTAATTTTGGCTCCATAAGTAATATTGTCATAGATTGATTTAGGGAATGGGTTTGGTCTTTGGAACACCATGCCAATTCGCCGCCGCACTTCTACAGGATCGATATCTTGTGCGTATAAATTCTTGCCATAGTAAAAAATTTTACCTTCTGCCCGAAATGATTCAATCAAATCGTTAAGACGGTTATAGCAGCGTAACAAAGTACTTTTGCCACAACCAGAAGGGCCAATAAAAGCTGTCACCTTATTTTTGGGAATATCTAGCCAAATGTTCTGTAAAGCCAGAAATTTACCGTAGTAAACGTTTAAATTTTCTGTCTTCAGAACGGTTTCGGTACTGTTTGCTGTACTGGTGTTAGTAGCCATAAATGGTCTGGTGTAAGTTTTAGGAATGGCAGATTAAGCTTTTTGGCGAGTAGCCCAACGAGCAATGATACTGGTGATGAGAACCATCAACACCAAAATCAAAGATGCCGCCCAGGCTAATGATTGCCAATTTTTAAACGGAGAAATTGCAAAGTTGTAAACCAAAACAGCTAGAGAAGCTGTGGGTTTAAATAAGCTATCAGGCCAAAATGGAGAAAATAGAGCAGTAAACAACAGAGGCGCAGTTTCTCCAGCAGCGCGGGCGATAGCTAAAGTTGCTCCTGTGACAATTGCCGGTATGGCAGATGGCAGAACAACTTGTGTTACCGTTTGAAATTTAGTAGCTCCTAAGCCTACAGATGCTTGCCGTAAATCTTGTGAAACTAACTGTAAAGATTCATCAGTAGTTCTGACGATAATCGGTAGCATCAAAATTGCTAGGGCAAATCCTCCGCCCAGAGCAGAATATGAACCTAGATTGAGTTTGACTAGTGTGAGAACCACAATCCCGTAGGCAAATACACCAGCAATGATTGAAGGAACTCCACTGAGAATATTAGTCGCAAATCTTACCCATCTTGCTATTTTACCAGAACTGAACTCTGTTAAATAAATTGCTGCGGTCACACCGACTGGAACACTAATTAATGCGCCGATACCTACCATTAGTAGTGTTCCCAAAATGGCATTACCAAAACCTCCACCTTGTCTGAGAGGTGCAGGTGGTAGCTCAACAAAGATACTTAGATTCAGGCTGCTAAAACCTTGAATGAGAACATAAGAGAGTACTGCCAACAGAGGTAAAAGTGCCAATCCTCCGCAGACAAATGCTACTCCCGTCATGAACGTGTTAAACAGTGTCCGTCCGGACATGGAGTCACGAGTTAAACTTCTCTCAGGAAAATGAGCAGTCATAATTCAAACCACCACTAAGCTATATTCGCTTGACTCGGAGAACAATGTACTCGGCCAAAATGTTGACTATCAGAGTCAAAACAAATAAAACCAAGGCAGCATACATAAGAGCTGCTACTTGCAAACCACTAGCTTCCGAGAACTGGTTTGCCAGCAAAGAAGAAATTGTATTGGCAGGTGCTAGTAAGGAGGCGCTGATCTTGTTGGAGTTACCAATCAACATTGTCACAGCCATTGTTTCTCCCATTGCTCGGCCTAGCGCTAGCATGACGGCGCTGACGATACCAGAAAATGCCGAGGGAATCAAAACTTGTAAAATCGTTTCCCAACGTGTTGCACCTAAACCCAAAGATGCTTGACGCAAACTAGGAGGTACGGAAATCAACGCATCACGAGATATAGCTGTGATAATTGGCAAAGTCATGATTGCCAGGATAACTCCCGCCGGTAACATTCCCGGCCCAGTGGGAGGAGTACTAAAAATTGGTAACCAGCCCAAAGTACTATTGAGCCATCTTCCCAAATTAGTTAAAATCGGCACTAGAACAAATATGCCCCAGACTCCGTAGACAACGCTGGGAATAGCCGCCAGTAATTCGACTAAAAAAACCAGTACAATACGTACCTTACCTGGAAGAAAGTCTTCGCTTAATAAGACAGCCGTACCTACACCGATGGGTATAGCCAGCAGTAACCCAATAAAAGAACTCACCAAAGTTCCATAAACTTGAGGTAATACCCCATAATCATCTTTGACTGGGTTCCAAGCAGTACTGGCTAAAAAGCCAGCGCCAAATTTTTGGATAGCAGGCCAAGAATCAACAGTGACTTGCAGTGCTATCCATAATAGAGTCCCAGCGATCGCTAGCGCAAAAACCCTAGTCATCCAAACAAAGCTTCGGTCTAGCGTTCTGTCTATTTCAGAGCGACTTTTGATTGCTGATTGCAAACTTTCAGAGTTTGTAGCCATGACTACCGACTATAGTGATTAGATCAAAAAAAAATGTGAGAAGCAACCAGATTAATTAAAGTTGTCGCTGTCCTGAACTTGTGTAAGTGTTAATGCCTGTTAAGCGACAAAACGATTAAACGAGTCAATCACTGAATCTATGTTGCCTCTAATGGGAAATTTGCTTAGAAGCTACTTACTGGCGCTGGTATTACCACCAACAGCAATTTTGTAGTCTGGGCTAATTTGATCAGCCGCCGCCGCCACCTTGGCAATGACATTTTGTGGTAAGGGAACATATCCTAATTCAGCCGCAATTTTTTGTCCATCAGTCAAGCCGTACTCAACAATAGCTTCGACTGCTTTGGCTTTTGCGGGGTCGGAATATTTTTTGTAGGTCAACAGCCAGGTGTAAGTGACGATAGGATAAGAATCTGCACCTTCTGGATCAGAGATAAAGGCCCGGAGGTCTGCTGGTAGAGTCACTGATTCTAGAGTTTTAGAGGCTGACTCTTCTGTCGGTACAACAAATTTACCACCTTTATTTTCTAAAGATGCAAACTTGAGGTTATTTTGTTTAGCATAGCCGTACTCAACATAACCAATTGAACCTTGGGTTTGTTGAATCTGGGCTGTGACACCTTCATTCCCTTTCGCACCAACTCCTACAGGCCAGCTAACAGTCTTACCATCGCCAACTTTGCTTTTCCACTCTGGACTGATAGCACTGAGATGCTTGGTAAATACGCCTGTAGTACCGCTACCATCAGAACGATACACAACTGTAATCGGCTGATTAGGCAGATTTACACCTGGGTTAGCATCAGTAATTTTCTTGTCATTCCAGGTTTTAATCTTGCCCAATAAAATATCTGTGTACACTGCCCGTGGTAGTTTCAGTTCTCCTGTCACTTCCGGCAAGTTGTAAGATAAGACAATGCTACCAGCCGTCATTGGTAGTAAAATGACACCTTTATCGGCGGGGACTTTGGTAATTTCTTCGTCCTTCATCGCTACGTCGCTAGCGCCAAAGTCAACAGTACCTTTGATAAATTGCTCAACTCCAGCACCGCTACCAACTGATTGATAGTTGACTTGCAAATTTGGATATTTTTTGTTTACATCTGTGAACCAACTTTGATATAGCGGTGCAGGAAAAGATGCACCAGCACCAGTTAATGATACATTGCCACCAAGATCCAATTTTCCTGGGCTAGAGGCTGTAGCATCTTTAGCAGTACCAGATGAAGTATCTTTGGTAGTTGTATCGTTAGAGGCTTGCTGTCCACCACAAGCGGCTAAACTCATTGTCAGTGCTAATGCTGAGACTGCTACCGAAAGACGGTTATTTTTTATTCTCTGTAGACGTGAAAGCATTGCTATCTGTTTTGGGAAATTTTTATATGGGCGCTTCTAAGCTACCCTTTATGAGTAGGTGTTAAGGTTAACCAAAGGTTAAGAAAGCAAAAAAATATATTTTTCTTACACATATTATTTAAGTTTCTTTATATTATACGTGATAAAATTTATACTTCAACCATAGCTCAAAGCGCAAGAGATTAAATGTCTTTTTGTGTAGTCTTGATAAATAATGCCTATACTGGTTGCTGTTAGTTTTTCCTTGTGCCTCATATCATAATGTTCGCCGCTTCCAATCAATTACTATGGTCAATGATCGGTTTGCTCTTAACAATGGGTGGAACCTTTCTAGAAGCCCATAGCATTACCTTTCCTTGGAGTTGGAGTCTGCACGGAATCCAAACTGTTTCTTTAGGTGTCACTTATCAAGTTGGTGCGGTGCTACTAGTAGGCTGTTTAGGTGGTAAAAATGCTGGTGCGCTTTCACAGATTGCCTATTTAGTCATGGGATTAACTTTATTACCTGTGTTTTCTGATGGTGGCGGTAATATTGGTTATGTGAAGGTATCTCAGTTTGGCTATCTGCTGGGTTTTGTTCCTGGCGCTTGGATTTGTGGCTTACTAGCTTTTAAAGCGAGACCTAGACTAGAAACTCTCAGCTTTAGCTGTATTTGTGGCTTATTGAGTATACATCTGTGCGGAATTACTTATTTGATCCTCAGATATTTGTTGCATTGGCAAGCCACAGAAAGCTTAACTTTGATGCAAGAAATTTTTAGATACTCTTGGTTAGCAATTCCCGGACAATTAGCTGTAGTCTGTGCTGTGTCCGTAGTAGCATATGTGTTGCGACACTTGATGTTTTATTAGTCAATGGTCAATAGTCAATAGTCAATGGTCATTGGTCATTGGTAAAACTCTTACCCAATACCCAATACCCAATACCCAATACCCATTACCCATTACCCAATACCCATTACCCAATACCCATTACCCGTTCCCTATTCCCCATTATCATGCGTTTTAAAAATCGCCTTTTTTGGATAGCTGCCTTTATTGCTTTTTTCTTAGACCAAATGACAAAGTACTGGGTAGTGCAAACCTTTAGCATAGGACAGACACTGCCGATTTTACCTGGGATATTTCACTTTACCTATGTGACTAATACAGGTGCGGCGTTTAGTTTGTTGAGTGGGAAAGTAGAATGGCTACGCTGGCTATCTTTAGCAGTGAGTTTAATGTTGATAGCGTTAGCGTTGTTTGGACAAGCCTTGAATCGATGGGATCAGTTGGGCTATGGTTTTGTCTTGGGTGGGGCGATGGGGAATGGGATTGATAGATTTGTTTTAGGTTATGTTGTTGATTTTCTAGATTTTCGCTTAATTAACTTTGCTGTATTTAATGTGGCAGATTCATTTATTAGTATCGGTATTGTTTGCTTGCTGATTGCTTCTTTACAAAAGACACCTACTTCCAATCGTCGCCAGAGATAAAACTGTTGCTGGGTGGGGATGTTTTTGAGCAAAAGAAAGGGCTGGGTTAAACTGTTCCCTAGCCCTTGCTTTTGTAGAGGCTTTGATTAAACCTGATACTCTAACTCTTAGTTACCAGTGGTAGGAGTTTTGGGTACACCGGATTCTGGAGTTTTAATTGGTGAATTGTTATTGGGAGTTGGAGTTAAACTGCCAGGATTATCTGATGGAGGTAGATTATTACCTGGTGCAGGAGTTGGAGTTTCGGAACTGCTATCAGGTGTAGTTAAGTTATTAGTACCTGGTTTGGGGGTGGGAGTTTCCGAACTACCGCCAGGTGTTGGTAGAGTTGTACCACCTGGTACTGGAGTTATGGTTTCGGAATTACCGCCGGGTGTTGGTAGAGTTGTACCACTGGGAGTGGGAGTGGGAGTGGGAGTTTCGGAACTACCGCCTGGGGTTGGTAGGTTTGTGCCACCTGGGGCTGGGGTTGTAGTTTCGGAACTGCCGCCGGGGGTTGGTAGAGTTGTATTGTCGGGAGTAGTGGTTTCAGTAGGTTTAGTTTCTACTGTTGTATTTTCAGGGTTGGGAGTGTTGGGTTTGGCTGCGTTATTGCCTTCACAACGAGAATTTAGAGGAAAACGCTCACACAGAATTTTGAATCCTTCTGGTGATAGCTTGATTTCCGTTGCTGAACCTGTGGATGAATCACTAGATTGAGCTATTTGGGATTTACTGGACTGGGCAGCAGCAATGTTAGCTGTGAGAGCTAAAGTCAAAGCTGTACCTATCAAAGTCAGAGATTTTCCCTTCATTCTGAACTTAACCTCAACGGAAACGGAACACTCGCACCATTAAATCAGACAATAGGACTTTAGAAAATCTTCCTAAATGAAGATGTTTTCTTTTGTTGAAAATTATGTGTATATGTTAAAGCGACCGAATGAGAATTAGTTATATATAGATGAGAGGTTTTTAAACATACAGAAATGATGTGGTTAAAGATAGCGATCGCCTAGCTCAAACATTAGTTAAAATAAGCTTTCCCAAAATTACAGAGCAAAATTTTCTCTGTAGATAAAAGTCATATCATTAACAAAGTGAATTTACTGGAAAGTGATAATTTTGGTGTAAGATTAAGTTGGGAATAATTCCGTATAGCCAATTTATTTTTTGGCTTAAGAGTAAAATAATGAAAGACCAGTGTTGAGATTGGTATGCACCCAAATCTTCGCTCAATTTTTCGCTCATAAATGGTGATGTGAATAGCCGATGAATTCCCCCCAACCCCCTCACAAGCCACAAACGTTAATTGGTCAACTGACACAAGCGGTACATACAATTCAAGCTAGGGTTGATTTCTCCAAGTTAGCGCTCAAGCCGAATGCCAAAGTACCGGAACTTTGGGTGCAGGATGCGGGGGCGGATAAAGCAGAAGTGTATCCGCTACTGGGCGATCGCTATGTACTAGGTCGCAGTTCCAAATCCTCTGATATAGTGGTGCGTAACCCGGTTGTCAGCCAAATTCACTTGTCATTGTCACGGGATTCTAGTCAACGTACCCCAGTTTTTATCATCAAGGATGAAAACTCGACTAATGGCATCTATCGTGGTAAGCGAAGGGTTAATACTCTAGAATTACGTCACGGCGACATTCTGACTCTGGGGCCGCCAGAATTGGCTGCTTCAGTTCGTCTACAGTATGTTGATCCACCACCTTGGTATTTTAAAGCGGCAACTTGGGCTGGTTATGGTGTAGCAGGTGTCAGCGCTTTGTTGGGATTGGTAATTGGTGTCGAATCCCTAAAATTTTCAGTCAAACCCTTACCTACAGCCACTCGCGCCCCGGTAGTTGTCTATGCCCGTGATGGTAGTACACCTTTACGTGAACCCAGAACTACGGCTCACGTAGATATGAAGCGGTTAGAAGATTTTGGTCGTTATTTACCTGCGGCGGTGGTCGCTTCGGAAGACAGCCGTTATTATTGGCACATTGGTGTTGATCCTCTGGGAATTTTACGAGCAGTACTGATCAACAGTCGCAGTGGTGATGTGCAGCAAGGAGCCAGTACAATTACGCAGCAAGTCGCTCGGAGTTTGTTTCGTGATTATGTAGGTAGACAAGATTCCTTGGGACGAAAATTAAGAGAAGCAGTTGTGGCCCTGAAGCTAGAAGCTTTTTACAGCAAAGATGAGGTTTTGCTGACTTACCTAAATCGTGTCTTTTTAGGCGCTGATACATCTGGCTTTGAGGATGCAGCCCAGTATTATTTTGGTAAATCGGCTAAAGAGTTATCCTTGGCAGAAGCAGCAACATTAGTAGGGATTTTACCTGCACCTAACGCTTTTGATTTTTGTGGAGATGGCCCGAATAAATTAGATGCAGCAGATTACCGTAATCGAGTGATTAAGCGGATGCTGGAAATGGGCAAAATCACTCCAGAGGAAGCAAACCGGGGGAGAAGATCCACAGTCCAAGTTAGCCCTAAAGTTTGTGAACAACAAGCCAAAACAATAGCCCCGTACTTTTACAACTATGTATTTCAAGAACTAGAGTCAATTTTGGGTGAAGGTGCAGCCAGAGAAGGTAACTACATCATCGAAACGCAACTTGATTTGAGTTTTCAAGCCCAAGCCGAATCAGCACTGAGGAATACAGTTAATAATGCAGGTTCGAGTTTTGGCTTTTCCCAAGGGGCGCTGGTGACACTGGACTCCAGAACTGGTGCTATTTTGGCAATGGTAGGCGGAACTGATTATAAAAAAAGTCAGTTCAATCGGGCGGTGCAAGCCCAAAGACAACCTGGTTCTACTTTTAAAATTTTTGCTTACACAGCAGCGCTGTTACAGGGCATACCAGCGTCTAAGAGTTATTCTTGTGCGCCTTTGACTTGGCAAGGTTTTACTTATAGGCCTTGTCGTTCTGGTGCGGGTGGGAGTTTGGATATTGCTACAGGACTGGCGCTTTCAGAAAATCCCATCGCTTTAAGAGTTGCTAGAGAGGTAGGACTGGATAAGGTGGTATCAATGGCGCAGCGTTTGGGAGTCAAGTCATCCCTTGATCCTGTACCTGGGTTAGTTTTGGGTCAAAGTGTGGTCAACGTGTTGGAAATGACTGGTGCTTTTGGGGCTATTGGCAATCGTGGTGTGTCTAATCCACCCCATGCCATTAGTAGAATTTTAGACAGTAGTGAGTGTAGCGATCGCAATGATTTAAAAACCTGTCGGGTGATTTATTCTTTTGACCAAAATCCCGAAGCCAACAAACAAGCCATCCCTCAAGCTATAGCTGATGAGATGACTGATTTGATGCAAGGGGTAGTTACTAGAGGAACTGGGCGCAGTGCCGCCATCGGTGAAGGGGAAGCGGGTAAAACTGGCACAACCAATGACAACGTGGATTTGTGGTTTATTGGTTTTATTCCCAGTCGCCGTTTGGTAACTGGTATTTGGCTAGGAAATGATAATAACTCGCCGACATCCGGTAGTAGCGCTCAAGCAGCTCAGTTGTGGGGTAATTATATGGGGAGAATTACCAGATAGAGAAATTCCATAGTTCAAAAGGACTTCAAGGCTTTTTGAACTAACTTAACGTGAGTTCGACAAGTTTTTTTGACCTCTCCCCCAGCCCCTCTCTCTTGAAAAGTTCTGATGCCTGCGGTAAGCCGCAAAGCGTCTACGCCGGTTCGCCGTAAGACGTTCCCGCAGGGCTGGCTACAGACTTTTCGCTCCGACTCACAGAGGGGAGCAAAGAGCATCAGATATCAAGGAAAAATTAAGCTTTCAAAGCCTCTCTCCTTGTAGCTACGGTGTACACACAAGTGCTATTTACAAGCGTTTCAAGCCTTATATAGCCCAATACGGTTCAGTTAGAGGAACGTAGGCGTAAGCCTTCTCGAAGAGTAACCCAACATTTTCGCGGATTTGTTGGGTTTCACTTCGTACCCTTCTCCTGTCGGAGACGCTACCGCGAACGGGAAGCAAGCTACAACCCAACCTGCTCAAGACAGTTATAATGTTGTTCTCCTGAGAGGAAATCTGGGAACTGATTTTTCTAATTTATGATCACAATAACAAGTTAATAACTGCCAAATTATGAATTGGAGCAACTGGGGATATCTCGGAGTAGGATTATTACTGGGAATGGGTGGGCGTTGGTTATTTCCACGGGCTGCCAATAGTAGTGTTAATCGCTCTCCAGCAAAACCAACAGAACAACAGAATACACAACAACTACTGCAAGAACTCCAGCAGACACAACTGGCCTATGAGATGGCGTTGCAAACGAGTCAGTTTCAAGCGGGTTTCTTGGCACGTACTACCCACGAATTGCGATCGCCTTTAAATGGTTTAATTGGGTTACATCAATTAATTTTGTCTGATTTATGTGAAGATCCTGCCGAAGAACGCGAATTTATTGGTCAAGCTCACGAACGAGCCTTGAAACTGCTACATCTGCTGGATGAAATCTTAAATGTAGCGAAAATAGAACATGGCAATAATCGATTAGATATTCAACCCAAATCTTTAGTTGAGATTTTACAAGAAGTCTATAACTTAACTTATATGCTGGCGGTAGATCGCAATTTAAAGTTGCAAGTTTTATCCCCAGATGCAGAAATTTATGTGTTGACAGATCCCCGGTGGCTCAAGCAAGTGTTACTGAATTTAGTAGACACGGCTATTGCACAAATGAAGGAAGGCAGTATTGATATTTCCACCAGCCTTGCACCTACAAGTAATGATATTTATATTTGGCTAGATTTACCCACTCACGCCTTACCAATGAGTGAATCAATGGATTTACTCCAATTGACACAGTCATCTGCACCAACTGATAAAAACCCAGCAGCTTTATCACCAAGCATGAAGTTGTTACTCAATCAAAAACTGCTGGCTGTGATGGGAGGAAAGTTAGAAATCCTCCCATTACCCAATTCTCCAGAAACAGAAGCACAAACTAGACTCCAGTTGTCTATCCCCCTAGCGATTCCTGAAGCTGAATTTCCGCAGTAGCCAGAGAGTTAATTTTTTCATTATGTAGCACCATCGTGGTGTTGCTATTAACTTGGAAACCTATTTTTTCATAAAACCTCTGTTGGTGGGTAGTCATCAGATAGACTCGCTCAACCCATCGCATCCGGGGATGAGCTAAGACAGTCTCGACTAATTTACTTCCCAACCCTTTATCACGATAGTCTGGATGAATCACGACATCCCAAATTGTGGCTCGATAAATCCCATCGGAAGTAGCTCTAGCAAAACCAATCAGCCGTTCTCGATCCCAAACAGAGATTACCGGATCGCTGTTAGCAATGGCTATGCCCAAATCTTCAATACTGCGTCCTTTAGCCCAATCAGCTGAAATATTTAATAATTCTTGGAGTTGATAAAGGTCTACTTTAGACTGGGGATGTTCGCAAAATTGAATCTGAGAATAGTTCATTTATATACGCTCCAACGTGGCAGTATTGTGACTGTCTTTAAGAATTATTCTCCTAAAAATTACTGGTTAAGTGTATATATATGCAACTGTTGCACAGAGAGAATAGGTATTGCAATACAGTTCGATCAACGGGAAAAAGGTAATTGTTGGGTACATGAGCGAAAATATTTACAGTCATTGCGAGCGTTCGCAATGACATTAACCGAACCGTATTGATAGATTTTGGTGAGTTTGAGAAATAAAAAAGGTAACTCTGAACAATCAGAATTACCCTAATTTTATTTTTTAATTTTCTGCTCTGGCAAACTAAGCAAAAGCGGCAGTTTTCACATCATTATTGGACAGAATCTCTTGCAACTCGTCTGCATCTACGGTTTCTTTATCCACCAGCATTTGCGCGATTTGGTCAAGGATGTGGCGATTATTTACCAGCACTTCTTTAGCGCGGGTGTAGGCTGTGTCTACCAGCTTGCGGACTTCTTCATCAATAGCAGCAGCTGTCTCTTCTGAGAAATCACGCTCTGACATGATGTCACGTCCCAGGAACATATTACCTTGTTGACGACCAAGGGCAACTGGGCCTAATTTATCGCTCATGCCGAATCTGGTAATCATTTGGCGAGCGACACGGGCGACTTGTTGTAAGTCGTTGGAAGCACCTGTAGTTACTTCTTCATCACCAAAGATTAATTCTTCCGCAATCCGACCACCCAAAGCTACAGCCATTTGGTTTTCCAGATAAGCACGGCTGTACAACCCTGTATCCATGCGGTCTTCGCTGGGGGTGAACCAAGTTAGACCACCTGCACGCCCACGGGGGATGATGCTGATTTTTTGCACTGGGTCGTAGTCGGGCATCAATGCACCAACCAAAGCGTGACCAGCTTCGTGATAAGCTACTAAAACTTTGCGTTT
Coding sequences within it:
- the lspA gene encoding signal peptidase II is translated as MRFKNRLFWIAAFIAFFLDQMTKYWVVQTFSIGQTLPILPGIFHFTYVTNTGAAFSLLSGKVEWLRWLSLAVSLMLIALALFGQALNRWDQLGYGFVLGGAMGNGIDRFVLGYVVDFLDFRLINFAVFNVADSFISIGIVCLLIASLQKTPTSNRRQR
- the pstB gene encoding phosphate ABC transporter ATP-binding protein PstB; protein product: MATNTSTANSTETVLKTENLNVYYGKFLALQNIWLDIPKNKVTAFIGPSGCGKSTLLRCYNRLNDLIESFRAEGKIFYYGKNLYAQDIDPVEVRRRIGMVFQRPNPFPKSIYDNITYGAKINGYQGNMDELVERSLRQAALWDEVKDKLRQSGSSLSGGQQQRLCIARAIAVQPEIILMDEPCSALDPISTLRVEELIHELKEQYTIVIVTHNMQQAARVSDMTAFFNVRSTETGGRIGYLVEYDATESIFNNPQQADTRDYVSGRFG
- a CDS encoding transglycosylase domain-containing protein → MNSPQPPHKPQTLIGQLTQAVHTIQARVDFSKLALKPNAKVPELWVQDAGADKAEVYPLLGDRYVLGRSSKSSDIVVRNPVVSQIHLSLSRDSSQRTPVFIIKDENSTNGIYRGKRRVNTLELRHGDILTLGPPELAASVRLQYVDPPPWYFKAATWAGYGVAGVSALLGLVIGVESLKFSVKPLPTATRAPVVVYARDGSTPLREPRTTAHVDMKRLEDFGRYLPAAVVASEDSRYYWHIGVDPLGILRAVLINSRSGDVQQGASTITQQVARSLFRDYVGRQDSLGRKLREAVVALKLEAFYSKDEVLLTYLNRVFLGADTSGFEDAAQYYFGKSAKELSLAEAATLVGILPAPNAFDFCGDGPNKLDAADYRNRVIKRMLEMGKITPEEANRGRRSTVQVSPKVCEQQAKTIAPYFYNYVFQELESILGEGAAREGNYIIETQLDLSFQAQAESALRNTVNNAGSSFGFSQGALVTLDSRTGAILAMVGGTDYKKSQFNRAVQAQRQPGSTFKIFAYTAALLQGIPASKSYSCAPLTWQGFTYRPCRSGAGGSLDIATGLALSENPIALRVAREVGLDKVVSMAQRLGVKSSLDPVPGLVLGQSVVNVLEMTGAFGAIGNRGVSNPPHAISRILDSSECSDRNDLKTCRVIYSFDQNPEANKQAIPQAIADEMTDLMQGVVTRGTGRSAAIGEGEAGKTGTTNDNVDLWFIGFIPSRRLVTGIWLGNDNNSPTSGSSAQAAQLWGNYMGRITR
- the pstA gene encoding phosphate ABC transporter permease PstA, producing MTAHFPERSLTRDSMSGRTLFNTFMTGVAFVCGGLALLPLLAVLSYVLIQGFSSLNLSIFVELPPAPLRQGGGFGNAILGTLLMVGIGALISVPVGVTAAIYLTEFSSGKIARWVRFATNILSGVPSIIAGVFAYGIVVLTLVKLNLGSYSALGGGFALAILMLPIIVRTTDESLQLVSQDLRQASVGLGATKFQTVTQVVLPSAIPAIVTGATLAIARAAGETAPLLFTALFSPFWPDSLFKPTASLAVLVYNFAISPFKNWQSLAWAASLILVLMVLITSIIARWATRQKA
- a CDS encoding sensor histidine kinase KdpD; the protein is MNWSNWGYLGVGLLLGMGGRWLFPRAANSSVNRSPAKPTEQQNTQQLLQELQQTQLAYEMALQTSQFQAGFLARTTHELRSPLNGLIGLHQLILSDLCEDPAEEREFIGQAHERALKLLHLLDEILNVAKIEHGNNRLDIQPKSLVEILQEVYNLTYMLAVDRNLKLQVLSPDAEIYVLTDPRWLKQVLLNLVDTAIAQMKEGSIDISTSLAPTSNDIYIWLDLPTHALPMSESMDLLQLTQSSAPTDKNPAALSPSMKLLLNQKLLAVMGGKLEILPLPNSPETEAQTRLQLSIPLAIPEAEFPQ
- the pstC gene encoding phosphate ABC transporter permease subunit PstC; its protein translation is MATNSESLQSAIKSRSEIDRTLDRSFVWMTRVFALAIAGTLLWIALQVTVDSWPAIQKFGAGFLASTAWNPVKDDYGVLPQVYGTLVSSFIGLLLAIPIGVGTAVLLSEDFLPGKVRIVLVFLVELLAAIPSVVYGVWGIFVLVPILTNLGRWLNSTLGWLPIFSTPPTGPGMLPAGVILAIMTLPIITAISRDALISVPPSLRQASLGLGATRWETILQVLIPSAFSGIVSAVMLALGRAMGETMAVTMLIGNSNKISASLLAPANTISSLLANQFSEASGLQVAALMYAALVLFVLTLIVNILAEYIVLRVKRI
- the pstS gene encoding phosphate ABC transporter substrate-binding protein PstS, with product MLSRLQRIKNNRLSVAVSALALTMSLAACGGQQASNDTTTKDTSSGTAKDATASSPGKLDLGGNVSLTGAGASFPAPLYQSWFTDVNKKYPNLQVNYQSVGSGAGVEQFIKGTVDFGASDVAMKDEEITKVPADKGVILLPMTAGSIVLSYNLPEVTGELKLPRAVYTDILLGKIKTWNDKKITDANPGVNLPNQPITVVYRSDGSGTTGVFTKHLSAISPEWKSKVGDGKTVSWPVGVGAKGNEGVTAQIQQTQGSIGYVEYGYAKQNNLKFASLENKGGKFVVPTEESASKTLESVTLPADLRAFISDPEGADSYPIVTYTWLLTYKKYSDPAKAKAVEAIVEYGLTDGQKIAAELGYVPLPQNVIAKVAAAADQISPDYKIAVGGNTSASK
- a CDS encoding biotin transporter BioY, whose product is MFAASNQLLWSMIGLLLTMGGTFLEAHSITFPWSWSLHGIQTVSLGVTYQVGAVLLVGCLGGKNAGALSQIAYLVMGLTLLPVFSDGGGNIGYVKVSQFGYLLGFVPGAWICGLLAFKARPRLETLSFSCICGLLSIHLCGITYLILRYLLHWQATESLTLMQEIFRYSWLAIPGQLAVVCAVSVVAYVLRHLMFY